Proteins from one Coffea arabica cultivar ET-39 chromosome 8c, Coffea Arabica ET-39 HiFi, whole genome shotgun sequence genomic window:
- the LOC113720827 gene encoding uncharacterized protein, which translates to MTSMEEDAEIVILDDYDSIKAIEKEGVQVQGTGSTQEEIHSLANGSGSQDRHWNRSKKRTSSDLEEISFTSSLARVTQLKIPSYAKFLQEILTKKRKLVDSETIALTEECSSIIQNKLPPKLKDPGSFTVPCTIGNVEFSKALCDLGASVSLIPLTMVRHLGLKKLQHTNISLQLAHKSIRHPMGILEIVLIKVQKFIIPVDFVVLDMEEEVNVPIILGRPFLATASTIIDVKRGKFKFQIGQEEVEFDLSKVEKYPSFTDHVYSVDICDELALVMSQVNLDDDSLELCLNGIGLQEEQVEEMTEFLQAQVPYKRRNAYEELGLSKGLPPPSCEQAPRLEFKPLSKRLKYAFLGEKETLPVIINAALDEEQLDKLLRVLRKHLKAIGWTISDIMGISPTICMHWILLEENSKPVVETQRRLNPNMKEVRCEETNLVLNWKKCHFMVCEGIVLGHKISSEGIEVDQAKIEVIERMPPPINVKGNRSFLGYMGFYRRFIKDFSKIAKPLCELLAKDVPFHFNDECLLGFNRLKKELVAAPIIVSPDWSLPFELMCDASDFAVGAVLGQKHDKRLHVIYYASKMLNESQVNYATTEKELLAVIFSLDKFRSYLEFDLEIKDKKGFENLVADHLSRLENIPHENHSSIKEEFPDEFLMAIYKSPWFGVPKAIISDEGTMARIRRARIHTPTPSSSEEHTPSLHEESPEEKSPSPQSPPRSCRKTASTSREEPLPDYDTMQFTSLKNQQWYEAGLDKEIIVEKHLASEVDDHYKISTAFKRLRWEDILQLPKHYYPTLVREFYANVEDKQSHSGNLIVSWV; encoded by the exons ATGACTTCCATGGAAGAAGACGCCGAAATTGTAATATTGGATGATTACGATTCTATCAAGGCTATTGAAAAGGAAGGAGTTCAAGTCCAGGGCACTGGATCTACCCAAGAAGAAATCCATTCATTGGCAAATGGCAGTGGCAGTCAAGACCGTCATTGGAACCGATCAAAGAAGCGGACATCTTCGGACTTGGAGGAGATTTCATTTACATCATCATTAGCTAGAGTGACACAACTTAAG attccttCATACGCAAAGTTTCTCCAGGAGATACTGACTAAGAAAAGGAAGTTAGTAGATAGCGAGACAATTGCATTAACGGAAGAATGTAGTTCCATCATACAAAACAAATTGCCACCAAAGTTGAAAGATCCGGGGAGTTTCACAGTTCCTTGCACTATTGGTAATGTAGAATTCTCTAAAGCACTTTGTGACCTTGGTGCAAGTGTTTCATTGATTCCTTTAACCATGGTTAGACACTTGGGGTTGAAAAAGTTACAGCATACTAACATTTCCTTGCAATTGGCTCACAAGTCTATTAGACATCCAATGGGCATATTGGAGATTGTGCTCATTAAAGTACAGAAATTCATTATTCCTgttgattttgttgttttagacaTGGAGGAAGAAGTCAATGTACCTATTATACTTGGTAGACCATTTCTAGCCACTGCAAGTACAATAATAGATGTTAAACGTGGTAAgttcaaattccaaattggtCAAGAGGAAGTGGAATTTGATTTGAGTAAAGTGGAGAAGTATCCCTCTTTTACTGACCATGTTTATTCTGTTGACATATGTGATGAATTGGCATTAGTGATGAGTCAAGTTAATCTTGATGATGATTCTCTGGAACTTTGTCTTAATGGTATAGGTTTACAAGAGGAGCAAGTTGAAGAAATGACTGAATTTTTGCAGGCACAGGTTCCTTACAAAAGGAGAAATGCATATGAGGAGTTAGGGCTGAGCAAAGGGCTACCTCCACCATCATGTGAGCAAGCACCACGGCTTGAGTTTAAGCCACTGTCAAAACGCCTCAAATATGCGTTTCTTGGAGAAAAAGAGACATTGCCAGTAATTATCAATGCAGCACTAGATGAGGAACAACTAGACAAGCTCTTACGTGTTCTTAGAAAGCATTTAAAGGCTATAGGATGGACGATTTCTGATATCATGGGAATTAGTCCAACTATTTGTATGCACTGGATTTTGTTAGAAGAAAATTCTAAGCCGGTGGTTGAAACTCAAAGAAGATtaaatccaaacatgaaagaagTG AGATGTGAAGAAACAAATCTTGTACTCAATTGGAAAAAATGTCACTTCATGGTTTGTGAGGGTATTGTGCTAGGTCacaaaatttcttcagaagGTATTGAGGTCGATCAAGCCAAGATAGAAGTTATTGAGAGAATGCCTCCACCTATCAATGTGAAAGGCAATCGTAGCTTTCTTGGATACATGGGATTTTATCGacggtttattaaggatttctcCAAAATTGCTAAACCTTTATGTGAATTACTTGCAAAAGATGTTCCTTTTCACTTTAATGATGAGTGTTTACTTGGTTTTAATAGGTTGAAGAAGGAACTTGTCGCCGCACCTATAATAGTATCACCGGATTGGAGCTTGCCATTCGAATTAATGTGTGATGCAAGTGATTTTGCAGTTGGGGCTGTTCTTGGGCAAAAACATGATAAGCGACTTCATGTCATTTATTATGCAAGTAAAATGTTAAATGAATCCCAAGTCAACTATGCAACAACAGAGAAGGAGTTGCTAGCAGTGATTTTTTCATTGGATAAGTTTAGATCGTACTTA gaatttgatttggagatcaaagataaaaaaggaTTCGAGAACTTAGTCGCTGATCATCTTTCTAGACTGGAAAACATACCTCACGAAAACCATTCATCCAttaaagaagaatttccagatgagTTTTTAATGGCAATTTATAAGTCACCATG gtttggaGTCCCAAAGGCAATAATAAGCGATGAAG GTACTATGGCTCGCATAAGGAGGGCTCGTATTCATACTCCTACACCATCATCAAGTGAAGAACACACACCTTCTTTGCATGAGGAATCGCCAGAGGAGAAATCTCCCTCTCCTCAATCCCCACCTCGTTCTTGCCGGAAGACCGCATCAACTAGCCGCGAAGAGCCGCTTCCAGACTATGATACCATGCAATTCACCTCACTCAAGAATCAACAGTGGTATGAGGCCGGTTTAGACAAGGAGATCATTGTTGAAAAACATTTGGCATCGGAGGTGGATGACCACTATAAGATCTCCACGGCATTCAAGCGACTCAGATGGGAGGATATACTACAATTGCCCAAGCATTACTATCCAACTCTGGTCCGGGAATTCTATGCCAATGTGGAAGACAAACAGAGCCATAGTGGTAACCTCATCGTCTCCTGGGTCTGA